A region of the Candidatus Nanosynbacter lyticus genome:
TTTTTATTATGTCTCTGAAGAATAATATCAATTTTAAGGAAGGGGTCTTTAGAAGACTTATGGCAGATGCCAAAATTACAATGGACGACCTGCTGGCGCAAGCAGGCGATAATGTTAAGCAGATTACAGTCGGTGAAACTGTCGACGGTACTGTTTTATCAGTTAAGAAACACGAAATTTTAATCGATTTAGGGCCTTTGGGTGTTGGTTTGGTGCCACGCCGTGAAGTTAGCCTTTCAAAAAGCTACAATGTCGGCGATTCGGTTATCGCTAGCGTAATTGATTCTGAGTTGGAAGATGGTTACTCTCTACTATCGCTACGCAAGGCGGCGAAGGATCGCGGCTGGGATGAGATAGCTGCTAAATTAGAATCTGGTGAAATCATCACGGTCGTACCGTACGACGCTAACCGTGGTGGACTACTTGTGGAATACGAAGGTATTCGCGGATTCTTGCCAGTATCACAGTTGTCAGCTGAACACTATCCTCGCGTAGGTTCTAGCGACAAGGATGAAATCTTGCAGCGATTGAACGGCTTGGTGAAGAAAGACATTAAGGCGCGAATCTTAGATGCCGATCGTAAGGCTAATAAACTGATTTTCTCTGAGAAAGAGGCTGTTAAAGAGGGTCTGGCAGAGCGATTCCAGAAATTGGCAATTGGTGACACGGTTAAGGGCGTGGTTACTGGTGTTGTGGATTTCGGTGTGTTTGTCAATGTTGAAGGTATTGAAGGTTTGATTCACATCTCAGAAATTAGCTGGGAGCGCGTCAATAATCCAAGTGACTACGTTAAGGTTGGTCAAACTATCGAGGCTAAGATTATCGCAATTGATAAAGAGCGTCTAAGCCTAAGTATGAAGCAGTTGACCAAAGACCCATGGTTGGATGAGGTTGAACAGTTCAAACCTGGCGAAAAAGTTGAAGGAACAGTTACTCGCATCACTCCATTTGGTGCATTCGTGCAGTTGAGCCCAGCAGTTGAGGCTTTGGTGCATGTATCAGAATTGGGCGGTGATGGTACTGATCCTGAAAAGGTGTTCACCTTAAATGAGCGTAAAGAATTTATGGTTTTGGATATTGATAAAGAAAACCGTAAGATTTCTCTTTCGCTTGGCAAATCAAAGAAAAAATAATATAAATCCCCTGAAGCGTAGTTACGCCCAGAGGTGAGAGGAGCTTATTATGGCAGAAAAAATCGTCAATATTGCGGATTCGGTAACGGTTGGCGAATTAGCCGAGACTCTGGGGCTGTCAGTAACTACGCTGATTGGTGAATTGTTTAAGAACGGGATTGCGGCGACGATTAACCAGCGATTAGATTTTGAGACGGCGCAGATTATTGTTGAAGAATTAGGATTGGATGTGCAGTTAAAGCGCAAGGCTGCTGCTGCAGAAATTCAGCACCATACACGTAAATTATCGGATAAGGCAGTGCCGCGCCCGCCGATTGTGGCTGTAATGGGGCATGTTGATCATGGTAAGACTAGTCTACTTGATGCTATTTTGGATAAAAAGACAGTTGAAGGTGAGGCTGGTGGAATTACTCAGCACATTAGTGCTTATCAAGCTCAGCGTAATGACCGAATGATTACATTACTAGACACGCCGGGGCATGAAGCTTTTGCAGCATTAAGACAACACGGCGCGACTTTAACGGATGTGGTCATTATCGTGGTGGCGGCTGATGACGGCGTTAAGCCGCAGACCGTTGAGGCTATTCGATTTGCTCGTTCAGCTAATGCTAAAATTGTTGTAGCAATTAATAAAATTGATAAGGAAGCCGCTAATCCACAGTTGGTGAAGACTCAGCTGGCTTCTGAGCATGGCTTAAATCCTGAAGAATGGGGCGGTGATACAGTTATGGTTGAGGTTAGCGCCAAAACTGGTCAGGGTCTAGATAAATTGTTAGACATGGTCTTACTGGTGGCAGATATGGAAGATTTGCGCGCAGACGAGGATGTGCCGGCTGAAGGTCTAGTCATTGAGGCTCATATGGAAACTGGACGTGGTGCTGTTGTCGGGCTATTGGTGGAAAACGGGCACCTAAGACCGGGTCATTACTTGGTGGCTGGTACGGCTTACGGACGAGTTAGAACTCTTCAAGATTTTCGCGGTAAGGCAGTGAAGGATGCTGGTCCAAGCATGCCAGTTAATATGACCGGATTTAAGGAATTGCCGCAATTTGGTGACGGTTTTAAGATTGCAAAGAGCGAGAAAGAGGCTCGTAATTTGGCGCAAAAAGCGAAAATTGAGCAAGAAAAAATGGCAGCTACTACTAATGTTACTGGCGCAGACATCCTTAAGATGATGAATCGAAAGCATGACGCAGAAGAGTTTAATGTTATTGTTAAGGCTGACGTTCAGGGTTCGGTAACCTCGGTAGTCGATAGTTTGAAATTGATTGATACAAATGGCGAGGTTGAATTGCATGTCGTCGGCACGGGTGTGGGTAATATTTCTGAAAATGATATTCATTTGGCGGTTGGCGAAAATACGGTGATTTACGGATTTAATGTTGATCTGCCACCAGCGGTTAAGCGTTTGGCGATGCGCGAGCACGTAGAGGTACGAATCTTTAAAGTCATCTATGAGTTATTGGATGATGCTAAGGGTTCAATGGAAGCCCTATTGGCGCCAGAAATTGTTGAGACAGAGATTGGTGAGCTGGAAGTTAAGGGTGTTTTCAGGACGATGCGCGAAGAGATAATTGCTGGTGGTGAAGTGATTCGTGGTAAGGTGTCTAAAGACTTGTTGGCGCGGGTTAAGCGAGGTAAAGAGCAGATTGCTGAAGTTGAAGTCTCTTCGGTTCAGCGTCAACAACAGGAGGCTAAGGAGGTCTTTGAGGGTGAAATGTGTGGATTAAGTCTTAGGACTAAGAAAAAGATGACCTTGGAGATTGGTGATAAGTTGGAATTCTTCACTCGTGAATTAGTGAAGAAGACGCTAGGGTAAGACTCTCGTACTATTGACTTTTTTGGCTATTTATGATAATATCCTAAATAGACATAAACTTATTGCTATTTCGTGTTTGCGGAATGCGAAAGGAAAACCACCACAAAATGAGCGAACAACAATCTACCAAGCTTAATCCAGAAGGATTAACTCCGTACGAACAGGCTATGCGAGACAAGTATCTTGGCAATGAATATGACGAAGGTGAATATGGCGACGATGAACGGTCTGAGGTTGAGCCTGAAAATAAAGCCAATACCGAAAAAACCGAGATGAGCATAGATGAATACGAGGCAGCTACCGCCCTTAAGCTTGCTAGGGAGAGGTTTGCTAAGGCCAGCATCGCCGTTGAATCTCACTTCTTTAAGAAGTACTTTGGTGGAAAGAGTCGCCAAGCTGAACTAGAAGCCGCTACCGAACAATTGAAGCAGAGCGAATTGGAATATATGCGTATTAAGTTTGCTGATGAAATCGAAGCAGCAAAACAAGACGCAGATAAGCAGGCTGAACTGGCGGCGGAAATAGCTCAAGCGGCATTTGCAAATATGCAAGAAACTTCAAAGAGGAAGTCGGATAGGTATGATGAAGTGCTTGATGGGCGTAATAAATTCCAAAAAGTTGCCGCTAAGGCGGGTGAATGGTTTACTAAGGGCGGTAAGGTTTCTCAGTGGCTTAAGCTGGGCGGCGCTGGTTTTGCTGTTGGTACTGTAGCCTCTGTTTTGGGTGGCTGGCCTATTACGACGGCTACTCTAGTTGCCACAAAACTTGCAGTTGCTGGGGCAGTAAAACAGAATATCCTTGAAGAGCGTCGTGGTGAAAATCGCATGGCTGATGATCGTCCTGATTATCTGGATTCTTCATTTGTTAAAGATATGGCTGACAAGGAGGCTGATTATGTAATGAATCGTGCTGTCGATATGTCAGTTGATGAATTAAAGGACGTGAGTATGGAGCGTCAAGAGGATCTGCGTCAGCGAATAGGGTCAGGTTTGGCTAAGTATGCTGTCGGTTTTGGTCTGGGTGGTCTTGCTGGAAATTGGCTGAGTTCTACCTATGCCACTGGAAATAGTGTACCGCAATCTGGTAGCGAGGCTGTTGATGCTAATTCGACTGGAGATAGTGTACCGCAATCTGGTAGTGGGGCTGTTGATACAGGTGTGTCAACTCCAGAGGCGCCAAATGTACCAGAAATAAATTTTGATTCTTATGACTATCCTTGGGACTGGGCTGCTGAGAAGTTTGGCGACGCTAATGCGATGGATCAACTTCATAATCTGGCCGATAAAGCCATGGCTAACGGTCACGCCGTGAGATGGTATAATACTGGCGGAATAGAGTATCTGGAAGTTGACGGATCTAGCGCTACTGCGCACGTGTTGGATGTATTGAGTAGATACGTTTAATAGATAAAATATAAAATAAACAAGGAGATAAAAAATGTTTGAAATTACTGACGAATTCTTAGCACAGGCTGGTTTTGGGTCATTGCCTGCGGATAAAAAAGAACAGATGAGGGAAGACGTCGCTAACAGTGTCCAGGATAAGATTACAAGGAAGATCTTGTTGGCTGTTGGCGAAGACAGGGTGGATGAGCTTATGGGCTTGTTGGGCGGAGATGATGTTCCTGCGGTGCTTAATTGGTGTGTAAATAATGGCATTGATTTAACAGAAATTGTTCAACTGTCAATGAACGAGACGATGGCTGAATTGCAAAAACTATATGGCGATGCGCTTAATATGGTGCGTGGATAGTAATATCAAATAGTTGCTGGTATAATTTAACCTAAGTATATAGACGAAAGAAAAGGAGGACTATGTTCCAACTGAATGAGGAATTTCTTAAAGAGCTGGGTCTGGATAAATTGCCACAAGAGCAGCAAAAGCCGTTTTTGCAGCATATTTATAGCGAGCTGGAGCTACGAGTTGGCGAGCGCCTAAGTCAGGGCATGAGCGATGCTCAGCTGGAGGAGTTTGCTGGTATTATTGATAAAACTCCGGGTGCTGTTGATGCGTTTTTAGAGAAGCATGCGCCAAATTATCAGCAGGATCCAATGTTCCAGAGGTTATTGCAGGCATCGGGTGCGGCAGCTGACGATACGCGCCTAAGGGATGAATTTACGGCTACGAAGTGGCTGGAGGTGAATCGTCCGGATTATCGTGATGTCGTGGCGGCTGTGATGAACGAGCTGAAGAAGGAAATTATTGCCAACCGCGATGTTATTTTAGGTGGCATGAGTGCGTCTTCAGCTCCGCAGCAGACTCAAAGCGACTTTGATTTGGCTGCTTAGCAAGTAAGCTTAGCCTTGATGGCCGCGGAGAAATTCTTCTGCGGTCATTGTTTTGCCGCTGGTTGGGGCTATAAGTTCGTCAATAATTAGATAATTGCCGTCGGTAAATTTTTGATCAAGAATAGAGCTAGGACTATTACTGCAATGGGCTCTAGTGATAATTACATCTTTCCCATCAATAATTAATCGACTGCGCGGAAAGCCTAAGTGTGCTCTGATATGGGCTTCAGCTTCAGTGGTTGTCATGCTTTCTGGATTAAGCCAGGATTTATCCTTACTCAGTAGCTGGCAATAGGTGGCCGTAGAATGATCTTGTGGCGTGGTTTTTGTATGACCATTGATAATATCTGGTAGATTTTTTATTAATAGAGCAGTTCCGTCGTGGAATAATTTATCGTATAATTCTGGCTTTGTTTCTTTTCTTGTGAGAGGTTGGGTGATTTGCGAATATATTGGCCCGGCGTCCATTTTGCTATCAAGCTGCATAATTGACACTCCGGTTTCATGGTCTCTGTTAGCTATGGCTGCCTCAATTGGCGAAGGTCCTCGATATTTTGGTAATAGAGAAGGATGAACATTGATAATTCCTGGCGTAAATAGATCGATGATTGACTGAGGTATGATTTTTCCGTACGCAACCAAAACGCCTGTGGCTGGCTGAAGTTGTTTGATGTGGTCGGTAATTTCATTGGCTTTATTCGGCTGCAAAACTGGGATATTTTGAGATTTAGCGAATGTTTTTACTGGAGTTTCGGTGAGTTTATGTCCGCGACCACGCCTGGTGTCAGGTTTGGTAACAGCGCAAACAACATTAAACCCATTGTTAACAAGAGCTTTTAGGGTAATTAGGCTATAATTCTCAGTCCCAAAGAATACTATTTTCGGCGATATCTTTGTCATAATCTAGCGGCTGCAGCTCGCCTTTCTTATCGAGCG
Encoded here:
- a CDS encoding 30S ribosomal protein S1 → MADAKITMDDLLAQAGDNVKQITVGETVDGTVLSVKKHEILIDLGPLGVGLVPRREVSLSKSYNVGDSVIASVIDSELEDGYSLLSLRKAAKDRGWDEIAAKLESGEIITVVPYDANRGGLLVEYEGIRGFLPVSQLSAEHYPRVGSSDKDEILQRLNGLVKKDIKARILDADRKANKLIFSEKEAVKEGLAERFQKLAIGDTVKGVVTGVVDFGVFVNVEGIEGLIHISEISWERVNNPSDYVKVGQTIEAKIIAIDKERLSLSMKQLTKDPWLDEVEQFKPGEKVEGTVTRITPFGAFVQLSPAVEALVHVSELGGDGTDPEKVFTLNERKEFMVLDIDKENRKISLSLGKSKKK
- the infB gene encoding translation initiation factor IF-2, with translation MAEKIVNIADSVTVGELAETLGLSVTTLIGELFKNGIAATINQRLDFETAQIIVEELGLDVQLKRKAAAAEIQHHTRKLSDKAVPRPPIVAVMGHVDHGKTSLLDAILDKKTVEGEAGGITQHISAYQAQRNDRMITLLDTPGHEAFAALRQHGATLTDVVIIVVAADDGVKPQTVEAIRFARSANAKIVVAINKIDKEAANPQLVKTQLASEHGLNPEEWGGDTVMVEVSAKTGQGLDKLLDMVLLVADMEDLRADEDVPAEGLVIEAHMETGRGAVVGLLVENGHLRPGHYLVAGTAYGRVRTLQDFRGKAVKDAGPSMPVNMTGFKELPQFGDGFKIAKSEKEARNLAQKAKIEQEKMAATTNVTGADILKMMNRKHDAEEFNVIVKADVQGSVTSVVDSLKLIDTNGEVELHVVGTGVGNISENDIHLAVGENTVIYGFNVDLPPAVKRLAMREHVEVRIFKVIYELLDDAKGSMEALLAPEIVETEIGELEVKGVFRTMREEIIAGGEVIRGKVSKDLLARVKRGKEQIAEVEVSSVQRQQQEAKEVFEGEMCGLSLRTKKKMTLEIGDKLEFFTRELVKKTLG
- a CDS encoding DUF5663 domain-containing protein, with translation MFQLNEEFLKELGLDKLPQEQQKPFLQHIYSELELRVGERLSQGMSDAQLEEFAGIIDKTPGAVDAFLEKHAPNYQQDPMFQRLLQASGAAADDTRLRDEFTATKWLEVNRPDYRDVVAAVMNELKKEIIANRDVILGGMSASSAPQQTQSDFDLAA
- the fmt gene encoding methionyl-tRNA formyltransferase; translated protein: MTKISPKIVFFGTENYSLITLKALVNNGFNVVCAVTKPDTRRGRGHKLTETPVKTFAKSQNIPVLQPNKANEITDHIKQLQPATGVLVAYGKIIPQSIIDLFTPGIINVHPSLLPKYRGPSPIEAAIANRDHETGVSIMQLDSKMDAGPIYSQITQPLTRKETKPELYDKLFHDGTALLIKNLPDIINGHTKTTPQDHSTATYCQLLSKDKSWLNPESMTTTEAEAHIRAHLGFPRSRLIIDGKDVIITRAHCSNSPSSILDQKFTDGNYLIIDELIAPTSGKTMTAEEFLRGHQG